From one Silurus meridionalis isolate SWU-2019-XX chromosome 23, ASM1480568v1, whole genome shotgun sequence genomic stretch:
- the LOC124377248 gene encoding CARD- and ANK-domain containing inflammasome adapter protein, whose protein sequence is MGSTKFTNPYAIEVIRTRKKELVGGISNTEDLLDLLVFNGVFLPENRVLVSSITAQEEKNSRMLNILMSRGERACRIFFYPCLKSAQPDLYQSIKTYVGQLNENIKDTRRQLIGYLLEKDRQGPMKKIQDTNRTHINETVEHKSKKTELLFSSDKLKETHATPEDSSNGILNAVSMGDVPRLQELLKGININDTNAFSHDILHLAAEHGQVSVINLLLRQGAKLDLRDRMGCTALHKASEMGHTSAVLALIRAGADIYATDQALKTPQHLAAQNGHENTVRTLVLEERRNFKNQTTFLHMAAIDDDSVFAEILLRNDASVDTCDGQTKTALFHAISRGNEKTAAVLLQAGANVDSGVIEAALELNKKPLLSLLLRNIKTTMSQNEVKSILFKAVKRNLDEIVVALIESGADINVCNDMGYTPLLLAIELGNWEVFKVLVSNKAQINTRLPNQMSPIHLAIQSGSKQITEILLDMGIDPNIIGPKEQMPLHLCALHNHPALLALLLHKGAQINAVTQDGFTALHLACQSGHKEAVAQLLEGKADLHAQDRTARTALHWAAAQGDIGIIKLLLFFGSNPDIVEKEKKTPLHLAAMAGHTQAVSTLVAVKAKVAAKDMDGSTALHYAARNGHIHVVAALLTAGKNKNVNERNVWRRTPLHFAAEHGQEHVVGLLLERQAKINAIDNNKDTPLHWACRTGHLGTVQKLVNWIHGEKVNLQATNNVMKTALQVAEAEASLNHQNICLLLKKKMLLIK, encoded by the exons ATGGGTTCAACCAAGTTTACGAATCCATATGCTATTGAAGTAATCCGGACTAGAAAGAAAGAGCTAGTTGGTGGCATCTCCAACACGGAAGACTTGCTGGACCTTCTGGTCTTTAATGGAGTTTTTCTACCTGAGAACAGAGTTCTTGTGTCCAGCATTACAGCACAAGAGGAAAAGAACTCCAGAATGCTCAACATCCTGATGTCACGAGGAGAACGGGCATGCCGCATTTTCTTCTACCCCTGTCTGAAGAGTGCTCAACCTGACCTCTACCAGAGCATAAAAACCTACGTGGGACAGCTGAATGAAAACATTAAGGATACACGGAGGCAGCTGATTGGATATCTTCTAGAAAAAGATCGGCAAGGGCCAATGAAAAAAATTCAGGACACCAATAGGACCCATATAAATGAAACAGTGGAGCATAAATCAAAAAAGACAGAGCTGCTTTTTTCCTCAGACAAGTTAAAGGAGACTCATGCAACACCTGAAGACTCATCAAATGGCATTCTCAATGCAGTGTCTATGGGTGACGTGCCACGATTGCAGGAACTTCTAAAAGGCATAAATATCAATGACACAAATGCATTCTCTCATGATATCCTACACCTGGCAGCCGAACATGGTCAAGTGTCAGTTATAAACCTTTTGCTTCGTCAAGGTGCTAAACTGGATTTAAGGGATCGAATGGGTTGCACTGCTCTTCACAAAGCATCAGAGATGGGGCACACATCAGCTGTATTGGCTCTTATAAGGGCTGGAGCTGACATCTATGCAACAGACCAAGCCTTAAAAACACCCCAACATTTAGCAGCACAAAATGGGCATGAGAACACAGTCAGAACACTGGTGCTAGAGGAAAGAAGAAACTTCAAgaaccagacaacattcctacACATGGCTGCAATAGATGATGACTCTGTGTTCGCTGAAATTTTACTGAGAAATGATGCCTCAGTAGACACCTGCGATGGCCAGACGAAGACAGCATTGTTCCATGCTATTAGCCGAGGAAATGAAAAGACAGCTGCTGTGCTTCTTCAAGCTGGAGCTAATGTGGATTCTGGAGTTATTGAAGCTGCGCTCGAGCTCAACAAGAAGCCtttgctttctcttcttttgagGAACATTAAGACAACGATGTCtcaaaatgaagtaaaatcGATTCTGTTTAAAGCAGTAAAGAGAAACTTGGACGAGATTGTAGTGGCTCTAATAGAAAGTGGAGCTGATATCAATGTGTGTAATGACATGGGTTATACACCACTGCTCCTAGCCATTGAGCTGGGCAATTGGGAGGTTTTTAAAGTGTTGGTCTCAAATAAAGCCCAGATAAATACAAGACTACCCAATCAAATGTCTCCTATTCATCTGGCCATCCAAAGTGGCAGTAAGCAAATAACAGAG ATATTACTGGATATGGGCATAGACCCTAACATAATAGGCCCCAAGGAACAGATGCCTCTTCATCTTTGTGCCTTACACAACCACCCTGCACTATTGGCCCTGTTACTCCACAAAGGAGCTCAGATCAATGCAGTGACTCAGGATGGGTTCACTGCCCTCCATCTTGCTTGCCAGAGTGGACACAAGGAGGCTGTCGCCCAGCTGTTGGAAGGAAAGGCAGATCTCCATGCACAGGACAGAACGGCTAGGACAGCACTACACTGGGCAGCTGCTCAAGGTGACATAGGCATCATAAAACTGCTTCTATTTTTTGGATCTAATCCTGACATtgttgagaaagagaaaaagactcCATTACACCTGGCAGCAATGGCAGGACACACTCAGGCTGTCTCCACACTGGTTGCTGTAAAGGCAAAAGTTGCAGCCAAAGACATGGACGGCTCTACGGCTCTGCATTATGCTGCCAGGAATGGACACATTCATGTGGTTGCTGCTCTTCTGACTGCTGGTAAGAACAAaaatgtgaatgagaggaatgTTTGGAGGAGGACACCTCTACATTTCGCTGCGGAACATGGGCAGGAGCATGTGGTTGGCCTGCTGCTGGAAAGACAAGCCAAGATCAATGCCATTGACAATAACAAAGACACACCGTTACACTGGGCCTGTCGAACAGGGCATCTGGGCACAGTGCAAAAGCTGGTGAACTGGATTCATGGGGAGAAGGTAAACCTCCAGGCTACTAACAACGTCATGAAAACAGCCCTGCAGGTAGCAGAGGCTGAGGCCAGTCTGAACCACCAGAACATTTGTCTGCTGCTGAAGAAGAAGATGCttctcattaaataa
- the jun gene encoding transcription factor AP-1, protein MSTKMETTFYDDSLSAAFSQHDAAAFGYNAKVLKHNMTLNLSDPGSALKPHLRPKANDLLTSPDVGLLKLASPELERLIIQSSNGMITTTPTPTQFLCPKNVTDEQEGFAEGFVRALAELHHQHMPPNSVTTTPQTTINNNNSSSSSSSMAPVSSMAGGGVFSTTVRSDPPVYADLNTFNPAITTAPSFTSANPAMSSYTTTTSMPPQQQQQQQQQHTLAVQHPRLQALKEEPQTVPEMPGETPPLSPIDMESQERIKAERKRMRNRIAASKCRKRKLERISRLEDKVKTLKSQNSELASTANLLREQVAQLKQKVMNHVNSGCQLMLTQQLQTF, encoded by the coding sequence ATGTCTACTAAGATGGAAACTACTTTCTACGACGACTCTCTGAGCGCCGCGTTCTCGCAGCACGACGCCGCCGCGTTCGGATACAACGCCAAGGTGCTGAAGCACAACATGACCCTGAACCTGTCGGACCCGGGCAGCGCGCTCAAGCCGCACCTGCGGCCGAAAGCCAACGACCTGCTCACGTCGCCGGACGTCGGTCTGCTCAAGCTGGCGTCCCCCGAGCTCGAGCGCCTCATCATCCAGTCGAGCAACGGGATGATCACCACGACCCCCACTCCGACCCAGTTCCTGTGCCCTAAAAACGTCACGGACGAGCAAGAGGGCTTCGCAGAAGGTTTTGTGCGAGCGCTGGCCGAGCTCCATCACCAGCACATGCCGCCCAACAGCGTCACGACGACCCCTCAGACAAcgatcaacaacaacaacagcagcagcagcagctcctcCATGGCGCCCGTGTCGTCCATggcaggtggaggtgtgttcAGCACTACCGTGCGCTCCGACCCGCCGGTCTACGCCGACCTGAACACGTTTAACCCGGCCATCACCACAGCACCGAGCTTCACCAGCGCCAATCCTGCCATGAGCAgctacaccaccaccacgtcCATGCCTCCacagcagcaacagcaacagcagcagcagcacaccCTAGCCGTGCAGCACCCGCGCCTCCAGGCGCTCAAAGAGGAGCCGCAAACGGTGCCCGAGATGCCCGGGGAGACCCCGCCACTCTCTCCCATCGACATGGAGAGCCAGGAGCGCATCAAGGCCGAGCGCAAGCGAATGCGCAATCGCATCGCCGCTTCCAAGTGCCGCAAGAGGAAGCTGGAGAGGATCTCCCGCCTGGAGGACAAGGTCAAGACGCTCAAGTCGCAGAACTCGGAGCTGGCGTCCACAGCCAACCTGCTCCGCGAACAGGTCGCTCAGCTCAAGCAGAAAGTCATGAACCACGTCAACAGCGGCTGTCAGCTCATGTTAACGCAGCAGCTGCAGacattctga